One genomic segment of Scylla paramamosain isolate STU-SP2022 chromosome 9, ASM3559412v1, whole genome shotgun sequence includes these proteins:
- the LOC135103375 gene encoding geminin-like has protein sequence MENQKCLRVLHPNVQGQSRLLVSSNGSLSLNTQNRGKKRKNDENLGSAKCKRKDGIFIDSDLKKAVKTASTSTQTDSLQSTTETPPPTAPAATTSTQATIDMLTNDTAPAQYWEALAEKRREALEDTLQENQKLHEKNKELESEVSVLKEENKLLEDMVEEAKQLAALVQSVTGGEAE, from the exons ATGGAGAACCAGAAGTGTCTACGAGTCCTTCATCCCAACGTCCAGGGGCAGTCTCGGCTCCTCGTGTCTTCAAATGGCAGTCTTTCCCTCAACACACAAAACAGaggcaaaaagagaaaaaa TGACGAGAACTTGGGCTCTGCAAAATGCAAGCGCAAGGATGGAATCTTCATAGACTCAGACCTAAAGAAAGCTGTAAAAACTGCATCAACATCTACTCAGACAGACTCACTCCAAAGCACCACAGAGACACCGCCCCCCACGGCCCCTgcagccaccacctccacacagGCAACAATTGACATGCTCACCAATG ATACCGCTCCAGCCCAGTACTGGGAGGCACTGGCGGAGAAAAGGCGGGAGGCACTGGAAGACACTCTGCAGGAAAACCAAAAGCTTcatgagaaaaacaaagaacttGAGAGTGAAGTTTCTGttttgaaagaagaaaacaagctATTGGAAGACATGGTAGAAGAGGCCAAGCAACTGGCTGCTCTTGTACAG tCTGTTACAGGAGGAGAAGCTGAATAG